One Papio anubis isolate 15944 chromosome 9, Panubis1.0, whole genome shotgun sequence genomic window carries:
- the NANOGNB gene encoding NANOG neighbor homeobox: MSYDQNPEQSTGNYSEDEQNGKQKWREGGREAGRKREREKEEENEKELEDEPENKRKRENEKHKQYPEKRLVSKSLMDTLWAKFKLNRCPTIQESLSLSFEFDMTHKQV; this comes from the coding sequence ATGTCTTATGATCAAAATCCAGAACAATCAACTGGAAATTACAGTGAAGATGAACAAAACGGAAAgcagaaatggagagaaggaggaagagaagcaggcagaaagagagagcgagaaaaagaagaagaaaatgagaaggagCTGGAAGATGAAccggaaaataaaaggaaaagggaaaatgagaaaCACAAACAGTATCCCGAGAAAAGATTAGTCAGCAAATCCCTCATGGACACTCTCTGGGCAAAGTTTAAGTTAAACAGGTGCCCCACAATACAAGAGAGTCTCTCACTCTCGTTTGAATTTGACATGACACATAAACAGGTATGA